In Myxococcus stipitatus, the following are encoded in one genomic region:
- the galU gene encoding UTP--glucose-1-phosphate uridylyltransferase GalU, whose protein sequence is MSAHTPKAEPLIRKCVIPAAGLGTRFLPATKSVPKEMLPIVDTPTLQYIVEEAVAAGIEDVVLINGRGKGAIEDHFDIGFELETTLRARGKTADADKLRAIADLVRVVSIRQKEPKGLGHAVLCAKSAIGNEPFGVLLGDDMIDAEEPGIRQLARVYRQYNQAVIALMEVPDDETHMYGIAAGTDLGDGVIRIDRVVEKPKKGTAPSNLAVIGRYVLPPEIFPILEKQTPGVGGEIQLTDGLATLQQSHGLLGYKFKGHRYDAGDKVGYLKANIAYALKRPELRGGLLEYMREVVKTEKP, encoded by the coding sequence AGGCAGAGCCCCTCATCCGTAAGTGTGTCATCCCGGCAGCCGGGCTCGGCACGCGCTTTCTCCCCGCAACGAAGTCCGTGCCCAAGGAGATGTTGCCCATCGTCGACACACCCACCCTCCAATACATCGTGGAGGAGGCGGTGGCCGCCGGCATCGAGGACGTCGTCCTCATCAACGGCCGCGGCAAGGGGGCCATCGAGGACCACTTCGATATCGGCTTCGAGCTGGAGACCACCCTGCGCGCCCGCGGCAAGACGGCGGACGCCGACAAGCTGCGCGCCATCGCCGACCTGGTCCGCGTCGTCTCCATCCGCCAGAAGGAGCCCAAGGGCCTGGGCCACGCCGTGCTGTGCGCCAAGAGCGCCATCGGCAACGAGCCCTTCGGTGTCCTCCTCGGCGACGACATGATTGACGCCGAGGAGCCCGGCATCCGCCAGCTCGCTCGCGTGTACCGTCAGTACAACCAGGCCGTCATCGCGCTCATGGAAGTGCCCGATGACGAGACGCACATGTACGGCATCGCCGCCGGCACCGACCTGGGTGACGGCGTCATCCGCATCGACCGCGTGGTGGAGAAGCCCAAGAAGGGCACCGCGCCCTCGAACCTCGCCGTCATCGGCCGCTATGTGCTGCCGCCGGAGATCTTCCCCATCCTGGAGAAGCAGACGCCGGGTGTGGGCGGTGAAATCCAGCTCACGGACGGTCTGGCCACGCTGCAGCAGTCGCACGGTCTCTTGGGCTACAAATTCAAGGGACATCGCTATGACGCGGGCGACAAGGTGGGGTACCTCAAGGCGAACATCGCCTACGCGCTCAAGCGCCCCGAGCTTCGGGGCGGGCTGCTCGAGTACATGCGTGAGGTCGTGAAGACGGAGAAGCCGTGA
- a CDS encoding glutathione S-transferase N-terminal domain-containing protein, whose product MKVHGHPMSTCTRKVLTTLAEKGHEATFVLVDLAKGEQKSPAHLARQPFGVVPVLEAMEEGRRLVRRRGVGARFTAPPSTSRHRLLFRARRTWRYSGAPRSFASPS is encoded by the coding sequence ATGAAGGTCCATGGCCATCCGATGAGCACCTGTACGCGCAAGGTCCTCACCACGTTGGCGGAGAAGGGGCACGAGGCGACGTTCGTCCTCGTCGACCTGGCGAAGGGCGAGCAGAAGTCGCCCGCGCACCTGGCGCGCCAGCCGTTCGGAGTCGTGCCTGTCCTGGAGGCCATGGAAGAAGGTCGCCGGCTAGTTCGAAGGCGTGGGGTGGGGGCGCGCTTCACCGCGCCGCCGAGCACCTCGCGCCATCGCCTCCTCTTTCGCGCGCGTCGGACGTGGCGGTATTCCGGCGCGCCGAGGAGCTTCGCGTCGCCGTCGTGA